From a single Candidatus Eisenbacteria bacterium genomic region:
- a CDS encoding Mrp/NBP35 family ATP-binding protein yields the protein MNESASTPQEHMTEEKVREALSRVLDPELGKDLVSLGMIKDVSVDGSKVSFSLVLTTPACPLKSQLEQSARHAVLSLPGVKEVIMNVTSSVVGRRIPEAEALLPGVKNIVAVASGKGGVGKSTVAVNIAVALAETGARVGLLDADIYGPTIPLLMGVNKQPEVRDGKLIPVFHDGIHLMSLGFLLSDSSPVIWRGPLVAGAVKQLLGDVRWGELDYLIVDLPPGTGDAQLTLAQSVPLTGVVIVMTPQDVALVIASKALAMFRKMNVPVLGVVENMSYFICPECGKRSDIFNHGGGMEVSKKLGVSFLGEVPLESSICVDGDEGTPTVSSHPNSPQAEAFKNIACATAAQISMLAFRVT from the coding sequence ATGAATGAGAGTGCTTCGACTCCCCAGGAGCATATGACCGAGGAAAAGGTCAGAGAAGCTCTTTCAAGGGTTCTCGACCCGGAACTCGGAAAAGACCTCGTTTCTCTGGGCATGATCAAGGATGTCTCTGTCGACGGGAGCAAGGTCAGTTTCAGCCTCGTCCTTACTACACCTGCCTGCCCGCTTAAATCCCAGCTTGAGCAGTCTGCAAGACATGCAGTCCTGAGCTTACCAGGGGTCAAGGAAGTGATCATGAATGTCACAAGCTCAGTTGTAGGAAGAAGAATTCCAGAGGCCGAGGCGCTCCTTCCCGGCGTGAAGAATATTGTGGCCGTCGCAAGTGGAAAAGGTGGCGTAGGCAAGTCCACTGTTGCAGTGAACATTGCGGTAGCCCTGGCAGAAACCGGAGCACGCGTTGGTCTTCTTGATGCGGACATCTATGGTCCGACAATTCCGCTTCTGATGGGTGTAAACAAGCAGCCGGAAGTCCGCGATGGCAAGCTCATCCCGGTTTTCCATGACGGCATCCATCTTATGTCTCTCGGCTTTCTTCTTTCTGATTCAAGTCCTGTCATATGGAGGGGCCCCCTTGTTGCTGGAGCTGTAAAGCAGCTTCTTGGGGACGTGAGATGGGGTGAGCTTGACTATCTAATCGTTGATTTGCCGCCGGGCACCGGTGATGCGCAGCTTACTCTTGCCCAGTCTGTTCCGCTCACCGGAGTTGTGATAGTCATGACTCCTCAGGACGTTGCACTTGTGATTGCAAGCAAGGCACTGGCAATGTTCAGGAAGATGAATGTGCCTGTTCTGGGCGTTGTCGAAAACATGAGCTACTTCATATGTCCCGAGTGCGGAAAGAGAAGTGATATCTTCAATCACGGCGGAGGAATGGAAGTAAGCAAGAAACTTGGGGTGTCTTTTCTGGGAGAAGTTCCCCTGGAATCAAGTATTTGCGTTGATGGCGATGAGGGGACCCCCACAGTTTCCAGCCACCCCAACTCCCCTCAAGCAGAAGCCTTCAAGAACATCGCATGCGCCACCGCTGCCCAGATCAGCATGCTTGCTTTCCGGGTTACATAG
- a CDS encoding creatininase family protein codes for MLIGEMAWVDVEEYLKKDDRIIVVIGSCEQHGKHLPLSTDSIIPLELAKIVSKKTGVPVLPPLNFGMSLHHMGFPGTVSLAPQTLSQVFTEILSALFTHGFRRIMVLNGHGGNIAPMTSALSVLLNEQKELSIKVFSWWTDDEVKKLEVEFFGEADHHASACETSVVAFLRPELVRLDRAASTREVKGSFYCSGAEFRGKYPFGAVGTDPARARKECGEKVVSAILEKYVRELEDWLHEPRV; via the coding sequence GTGCTTATTGGCGAGATGGCCTGGGTCGATGTTGAAGAATACCTGAAGAAAGACGACCGAATAATCGTTGTTATTGGAAGCTGCGAGCAGCATGGAAAGCACTTGCCTTTATCCACCGACTCAATCATACCTCTTGAGCTTGCCAAGATAGTTTCCAAGAAGACAGGAGTCCCGGTTCTCCCTCCGCTGAACTTCGGAATGTCGCTTCATCATATGGGATTTCCAGGCACCGTCAGTCTCGCGCCTCAAACGCTCTCGCAGGTATTTACTGAAATCCTCTCAGCACTATTCACTCACGGATTCAGAAGAATAATGGTCCTGAACGGCCACGGCGGGAATATCGCGCCGATGACGTCGGCGCTCTCGGTCCTCTTGAATGAGCAGAAAGAACTGAGCATCAAGGTCTTTAGCTGGTGGACTGATGACGAAGTCAAGAAACTTGAGGTAGAGTTTTTTGGAGAGGCGGATCATCACGCCTCGGCATGCGAGACGTCGGTTGTGGCTTTCCTTAGACCCGAGCTTGTGAGGCTGGACAGGGCGGCCTCGACACGAGAAGTGAAGGGGAGTTTCTATTGTTCAGGTGCTGAATTCAGAGGGAAGTATCCTTTCGGCGCGGTAGGGACCGATCCGGCCCGTGCAAGAAAGGAGTGCGGAGAGAAGGTAGTATCTGCAATTCTCGAAAAATACGTCAGAGAACTCGAGGATTGGCTGCACGAACCCCGGGTGTGA
- a CDS encoding HAMP domain-containing protein: MKPLRVSIGKKLGILFLAFLVLAAANLAVFLVLYSDFRDQRALVNVADRQGLLSQQIAYFAFMVNLGHDDHRAPLRRMVSEFDGTLAALEHGGRVGEYELGKAYPSMSGILHEVKGEWKNYWGSVLIVTELPRENPLVDSALSYIRAHSDRMLLLSEELSILFTQDPRHDWVRIRNAIFILFLGQLLLFGVSAAAVHLSIVRRLGELRSMSLSLAAGDMSARVKVSRSMRSNDEIGDLARSFNLMAENLQGAVAKPQEAKPLKPETPETEPRTSGASHHDLIPGQLRESQKTAAEIPRGSETILLAEDPPKRLV, translated from the coding sequence ATGAAACCTCTTAGGGTAAGCATCGGGAAGAAGTTGGGCATCCTTTTCCTCGCCTTCCTGGTGCTCGCGGCCGCAAATCTTGCAGTATTCCTTGTACTTTACAGTGATTTCCGGGATCAGCGGGCCCTTGTTAATGTGGCAGACCGGCAGGGATTACTGTCCCAGCAGATTGCCTATTTCGCCTTCATGGTAAATCTCGGCCATGACGATCACCGTGCGCCTCTCCGCAGAATGGTAAGTGAGTTCGACGGGACACTCGCGGCGCTCGAACATGGCGGGAGGGTTGGGGAGTATGAACTCGGAAAGGCATATCCGTCCATGTCCGGGATCCTTCATGAAGTCAAAGGAGAGTGGAAGAACTACTGGGGCTCTGTGCTGATTGTGACCGAACTGCCACGCGAGAATCCACTTGTGGATTCTGCCCTGAGCTACATACGCGCACATTCCGATCGGATGCTTCTGCTTTCGGAAGAGCTCTCGATTCTTTTCACCCAGGATCCAAGGCACGACTGGGTTCGCATAAGAAACGCAATATTCATTCTTTTTCTTGGCCAGCTTCTGCTCTTTGGCGTTTCTGCCGCTGCAGTCCACTTGAGTATCGTGCGAAGACTTGGCGAGCTCCGGAGCATGAGCCTTAGTCTTGCCGCGGGCGATATGTCTGCCCGCGTCAAAGTGAGCCGGAGCATGCGCTCAAACGATGAAATCGGAGACCTTGCCAGGTCGTTCAATCTGATGGCAGAGAATCTCCAGGGCGCGGTTGCCAAGCCGCAGGAGGCCAAGCCGCTGAAGCCTGAAACGCCGGAGACCGAACCTCGTACGTCCGGCGCCAGCCATCACGATCTCATCCCGGGACAGCTCCGCGAATCGCAGAAGACTGCTGCAGAGATTCCCCGTGGCTCAGAGACAATCCTCCTGGCAGAAGACCCGCCAAAAAGACTTGTGTAA